The Streptomyces noursei ATCC 11455 sequence GCCCCGGCGTACGAGTGGCGTCGCTCCCTACGATCGGGGCGGGAGGTGGAACAGGTGGCCATAGACACGGAAGCAGACCTTCGTGAGCTGATCACTGCTCGCCGGGTCGAACTGGAGTCGCAGGCAGAGAAGTTGAGCCAGCAGCTTCAAGAGGTGCGCGACGAGCTGGAGGAGCTTGCCGTCGCCGAGCGGGTCGCGCGTCGGCTGGTCGAACAGCTGCACGCCGAGACGGAACGGGAAGCGACGCCGGCGCAGGCTGCAGGGCAGGTCGCGGGCCGTGCGGTGCTGCTGGTGCCGCAACGTGAGCGCGGCGCGGACGGGGCGGCCCTGCCTGAGCACTACCAGCGGATCACGGACGTGGTGCGGCGGACGGATGCGCCTGTCATGGTCAAGCAGGTCTGCGACGAGCTGGGGATGTCCACGGAGCCGGCCCGCTCGGAGGCGATGCGTTCGAAGCTGAACCTGCTGGCCGAGCGGGGCTGGCTGCGCAAGCTGGCCGACGGGAAGTTCACCACCACACTGTGAACGTGCCCCGACCACCGACAACATGCCGTTCGGGCCGTAACGTTCGCTCCCCCGGGCGTGATGGCCACCACTCGCCACGACACCGTCGTCACCCGCTGGGCTCTCGATCACCCCGTCCACGACCTGTTCAACGGCCTGCCGCGGCAGAAGTGGAAGCGCCGGTCTTGTGGGAAAGGCGCCCACGGCCCGCGGGTGTTCGACTGGGCACGCATCGAGGTGCGGCCCTGGCACCGTCCAGACCGGCGACACTGGGTCCTTGCCCGCCGCAGCGTGAGCCGCCCGCAGGAGATCTCCTACTACATCGCCTACTGCCCCGCCGAAACGACCCTGGACGCACTGATCCAGGTCGCCGGCAGCCGGTGGGCGGTCGAGGAGTGCTTCCAGACCGCCAAGGGCGAGTGCGGTCTGGACGAGTACCAGGTCCGCCGCTATCCCGGCTGGCACCGCCACATGACCCTAGCCATGGCGGTCCATGCTTGCCTGACCGTCCTGCGGGCCCATGAACTCGACACCGGGAAAGCAGAAACGGATCCTCCCCACTCATCCACCTGAGCCTCGTCGAAATCCGACGCCTGATCACCCGCCTCACCCACCGCCAACCCCCACCCATCAGCCACGTCCTGCACTGGTCCCACTGGCGCCGCAAACGCCAACACCAAGCCCGCACCAGCCACTACAAACGACGAGGGCACAGCCCATAGAACTGCCCAACCATCAGCACAAACACCGTTGCAGTACTAAGTTCCGTCCGTGCGCTTCGGGGCCGGGTGCAGGATCAGCGGTAGGTAGACGTCGTCGACGATCTCGGTGATGACGTCGTCCGCCACGGGCGCGCCGAAGAGCAGGAACTCGTTGCGCAGCAGGTCGGTGGCGACCGTGGCGCGCCGGGACGTGAGGATCCGGGGTTCGATCTCGCCGCGTTCGGCGGCCCGCTCCAGGATGCCGCGAAGGGCCGCCGGGCCGACGGTGTGGACGCTCTCCCGGACCAGCTTGGCGAAGTCGGGATCGCGGGTCATCTCGGCCAACAGGCCGCGCAGGATGCCGCCGAGCGGGCTGGCCACCTTGGCGGCGATCTGCCGCATCAGGTCGATCACGTCCGAGCGCAGGGCGCCGGTGTCGGGCGGTTCGATCGAGGCGAGGCCGGCCAACCTGCAGGCATCCATGACCAGTTCGGCGCGGCCGGGCCAGCGTCGGTAGAGGGCGGCCTTGCCGGTGCGGGCCCGGTTGGCCACCCGTTCCATCGTCAGCGCGGCGTAGCCGGACTCGCTGAGCTCCTCCAGGGCCGCCATCAGGATGGCGTTCTCCAGCTCCGCGCCGCGGCGCCGGGGGCCTTTGCGGTGGTCGGCGGCGGGTGCGGTGGCGGGGTCGGCGTTGGGGGACAGCGTGACTCCTGGAGTTGTCTCGTAGAGGCCGTTGCGTTCTCTATGGGGTCAGTCTATTCTCCCCAATTAGAGAACACAGCGTTCTTTAAAGCGTGAGAAATCGATTCGGAGTGGACCGATGACCGATATCGCCACGACGCCCCAGGCCACGGATGCGCCCGCCTTCCCCAGCGACCGGACCTGCCCCTACCGGTTACCGGAGGGCTACGCCAAGTTGCGGGACACCCCCGGGCCCCTGCACCGGGTGACCCTCTACGACGGCCGCCAGGTATGGGTGGTGACCAAGCACGAGGCGGCCCGCAAACTGCTCGCCGATCCGCGCCTGTCCTCCAGGCGCACGGATGCCAACTTCCCCGCCACGTCACCGCGCTTCGAGGTGGTCCGGGAAGGCCGGCCGGCGTTCATCGGCATGGACCCGCCCGAGCACGGCCCCAAGCGGCGGATGACGATCAGCGAGTTCACCGTCAAGCGGATCAAGGGCATGCGCCCGGAGGTCGAGGAGATCGTGCACGGCTTCCTCGACGAGATGCTCGCCTCGGGCCCGCCCGCCGACCTGGTCAGTCAGTTCTCGCTGCCGGTGCCGTCCATGGTGATCTGCCGACTGCTCGGCGTGCCCTACGCCGACCACGACTTCTTCCAGGACGCGAGCAAGCGTCTGGTGCAGGCCACGGACGTGGCGAGCGCCTCCGCCGCGCGCCAGGACCTCGTGCGCTACATGGACGCACT is a genomic window containing:
- a CDS encoding TetR/AcrR family transcriptional regulator; protein product: MAALEELSESGYAALTMERVANRARTGKAALYRRWPGRAELVMDACRLAGLASIEPPDTGALRSDVIDLMRQIAAKVASPLGGILRGLLAEMTRDPDFAKLVRESVHTVGPAALRGILERAAERGEIEPRILTSRRATVATDLLRNEFLLFGAPVADDVITEIVDDVYLPLILHPAPKRTDGT